The proteins below come from a single Methanolobus chelungpuianus genomic window:
- a CDS encoding ATP-grasp domain-containing protein, whose amino-acid sequence MKNVLVIGFSTRNAICSGCRAGYNMYAIDAFCDQDMLRCAADARRLVPEGRFDSKLIDPSVLMEAIESFGVDFDAIIPASGFETLELPGSRYPVLQNNLAALEKVTDKSRFAELLGSMDMPHPQTYSYSELDSASFPLMVKPACAGGGIFNRVVHSQEELDNYILRLQSDQMHLEIDDMVFQQYMSGMPASVSLISTPDRACTLAVNEQLIGVPWLTRLPFAYCGNVTPLLTPYANQMKNIAEELITEFGLIGSSGVDFLITDDGPVPLEVNARFQGSMDTVELATGANIFEEHMQAFEGHILQERLTEPVYRQYAARAVMYAEQRTRITEQAMDAIDRKQTADIPRTGDIIGENEPVTSVISTGHTRKNVMGEIEQSVMFIRQRLNVE is encoded by the coding sequence ATGAAAAACGTACTGGTCATCGGATTCAGCACCCGCAATGCCATATGCTCCGGATGCAGGGCAGGCTACAATATGTATGCCATCGATGCATTCTGTGACCAGGACATGCTCAGATGTGCAGCGGATGCAAGAAGGCTTGTCCCGGAAGGCCGGTTCGACAGCAAGCTTATCGATCCTTCGGTACTCATGGAGGCAATAGAAAGCTTCGGCGTGGATTTTGATGCCATCATACCTGCATCCGGCTTTGAGACCCTGGAACTGCCCGGGAGCAGGTACCCCGTGCTGCAGAATAATCTTGCAGCACTGGAAAAGGTCACTGATAAGTCCAGGTTCGCAGAACTGCTTGGATCAATGGACATGCCGCACCCACAGACATATTCCTATTCAGAGCTGGACAGCGCCAGCTTTCCCCTGATGGTCAAACCGGCCTGTGCCGGAGGCGGTATATTCAACAGGGTCGTGCATAGCCAGGAAGAGCTGGATAACTATATCCTCCGCCTTCAAAGTGACCAGATGCACCTTGAGATAGATGACATGGTATTCCAGCAATACATGTCAGGGATGCCTGCCAGTGTTTCACTCATATCCACGCCGGACAGGGCCTGTACCCTTGCAGTGAACGAGCAGCTGATCGGAGTTCCCTGGCTTACCAGACTGCCTTTTGCATATTGCGGCAATGTGACCCCGCTTCTGACCCCATATGCCAACCAAATGAAAAATATAGCTGAAGAACTAATAACTGAATTTGGACTCATAGGGTCCAGCGGAGTGGATTTCCTCATTACGGATGATGGTCCCGTTCCACTTGAGGTCAATGCCCGTTTCCAGGGAAGCATGGATACAGTGGAGCTTGCAACCGGAGCTAATATCTTTGAAGAACATATGCAGGCCTTTGAAGGGCATATACTGCAGGAAAGATTAACGGAGCCGGTCTACAGGCAGTATGCAGCCAGAGCAGTAATGTATGCGGAGCAAAGGACCCGCATTACAGAACAGGCCATGGACGCAATAGATAGAAAACAAACGGCAGACATACCCAGGACAGGCGATATCATCGGAGAGAATGAACCGGTCACATCGGTGATATCGACAGGCCATACAAGGAAAAATGTAATGGGTGAAATCGAGCAAAGCGTCATGTTTATACGTCAACGCTTAAATGTAGAGTAG
- a CDS encoding HAD family phosphatase — protein MSNMLKGIVFDSDGVLVDSMPYHAQAWVQVFRDEGIDVSKEDIYEVEGSNHVGVINIMFRKAGKKPDEAIYDALLTKKRELFMKNNQAKRFDGMYECLGLLKDKYKIAVASGADRTIVKDLMEKFYPHVFDVLVTGEDVENGKPDPEPYIKAAGMLEVGKDECMVVENAPLGVKAAKNAGMYCVAVATYVPAEELSEADRVFSDHSGLVDYLRSLAGPDGSEL, from the coding sequence ATGTCCAATATGCTGAAGGGAATTGTTTTTGATTCTGACGGGGTGCTTGTGGATTCCATGCCTTACCATGCGCAGGCCTGGGTGCAGGTCTTCAGGGATGAAGGTATCGATGTGAGTAAAGAGGATATATATGAGGTGGAAGGCTCCAACCACGTCGGTGTGATAAACATCATGTTCAGGAAAGCTGGTAAAAAGCCTGATGAAGCTATTTATGATGCACTTCTTACTAAAAAGAGGGAACTCTTCATGAAGAATAACCAGGCAAAGCGTTTTGACGGCATGTACGAATGTCTGGGCTTACTGAAGGATAAATATAAGATAGCAGTTGCTTCCGGTGCTGACAGGACCATCGTGAAGGACCTTATGGAAAAGTTCTATCCTCATGTTTTTGATGTGCTCGTTACAGGGGAGGATGTGGAGAACGGGAAACCTGACCCGGAGCCTTATATCAAAGCTGCCGGGATGCTTGAAGTAGGAAAGGATGAGTGCATGGTCGTGGAGAATGCTCCTCTCGGGGTAAAGGCAGCCAAAAACGCAGGCATGTATTGCGTGGCAGTTGCCACTTACGTACCCGCTGAAGAGCTTTCGGAAGCAGACAGGGTCTTCAGTGATCACTCGGGCCTGGTAGATTACCTGAGGAGCCTGGCAGGGCCGGACGGATCGGAACTGTAG
- a CDS encoding transcription factor, whose protein sequence is MIDLNNPVIRGYLIRLVGEEGLEMIKNMPEGEVTDEQIAQATGILLNIVRRTLFILNENKLAVCRRERDSSSGWLTYLWTLDMSDIEPQLVKEKKRLVKNLRSRLAFEEDNVFYTCPEGCTRMNFNEATECEFLCPLCGEDMMFEDNQSFTDIIQRRLSRLEKD, encoded by the coding sequence TTGATAGATCTGAATAATCCAGTTATCAGGGGATATCTTATCCGGCTGGTGGGTGAAGAAGGGCTGGAAATGATAAAGAATATGCCCGAAGGTGAGGTTACGGATGAACAGATTGCACAGGCAACAGGAATCCTTCTTAACATTGTGCGCAGGACACTTTTCATTCTCAATGAGAACAAACTGGCAGTATGCAGGAGGGAACGGGATTCCAGCAGCGGCTGGCTGACATATCTCTGGACCCTGGACATGTCAGACATCGAACCCCAGCTTGTGAAAGAAAAGAAAAGGCTTGTCAAGAATCTCAGATCACGTCTTGCATTCGAGGAGGACAATGTTTTTTACACCTGTCCCGAAGGATGCACCCGCATGAACTTCAATGAAGCCACTGAGTGCGAGTTCCTCTGTCCTCTATGCGGCGAGGACATGATGTTCGAAGATAACCAGTCATTCACAGATATAATCCAGAGACGTCTCAGCCGACTGGAAAAAGACTGA
- the psmB gene encoding archaeal proteasome endopeptidase complex subunit beta, translated as MTDDKYLKGTTTVGIVCSDGVVMATEQRATMGHLIASKTAKKIYQIDDFAAMTTAGSVGDAQQIVRIISVESKLYKMRRKESMTIKGLTTLLSNLLSGQRYYPLMVQLLVGGYDKHGPELYSIDALGGNIDEKRVVATGSGSPIAYGVLEDRYKENMTTDEGVELAVRALHNAMKRDSASGDGIDVVVITKNKYTRLELDDVKKIREMLNCY; from the coding sequence ATGACCGATGATAAGTATTTGAAAGGTACAACCACAGTTGGGATAGTTTGCAGTGACGGTGTTGTTATGGCGACCGAACAGCGTGCAACAATGGGGCATCTTATCGCGAGCAAGACTGCGAAAAAGATCTACCAGATCGACGACTTCGCAGCAATGACAACTGCTGGCTCTGTGGGAGACGCTCAGCAAATCGTTCGTATCATAAGCGTCGAATCAAAGCTTTACAAGATGAGACGAAAAGAATCAATGACGATCAAGGGATTAACGACCCTTTTATCAAATCTCCTGAGCGGGCAGCGTTATTACCCGCTGATGGTGCAACTACTGGTAGGAGGCTACGACAAGCACGGTCCTGAGCTCTATTCCATCGACGCCCTAGGAGGGAACATCGATGAGAAGAGAGTGGTTGCAACCGGCTCCGGTTCACCCATTGCATACGGAGTGCTTGAGGACAGGTACAAGGAGAACATGACCACCGACGAAGGCGTGGAACTGGCTGTCAGGGCACTTCACAATGCCATGAAAAGGGACTCTGCTTCCGGCGACGGGATCGATGTAGTTGTCATTACCAAGAACAAATATACCAGACTTGAACTTGATGATGTCAAGAAGATCAGGGAGATGCTTAACTGCTACTAA
- a CDS encoding beta-CASP ribonuclease aCPSF1, translating to MAVEEVLSDLKKKIEEKLPSGTTISSVEFEGPQLVVYTEEPKKFADNGNIVRNLAKVLRTRIVVRPDPKVLMPPEESIQKIAETVPEESMVSNYHFDPDVGEVIIEAEKPGLVIGKHGETLREITKKIGWTPKVVRAPPIKSHTVKNIREFMRTNHKERKDILKAVGRKIHRGCTSKDQWVRITSLGGAKEVGRSCFIISTPESRIMIDCGVNVASDDNMTPYLYVPEAFPINQIDAVVLTHAHLDHQGLVPLLYKYGFEGPIYCTPPTRDLMALLQLDYIDVAAKEGKRPPYSSANVREGLKHTIVLDYEEVTDIAPDVKLTFHNAGHILGSAVSHFHIGDGLHNVVFTGDFKYEKTRLFDPAVNKFPRVESVVMESTYGSATALQPSLQEAENNLKNVINRTLSRNGVVLIPAFAVGRSQEVMIVLEDAIRKGEIPNVPVYLDGMIWEATAIHATYPEYLNNDLRKLIFQKGENPFLAECFRPVDSNELRQKILDEPQPCVILATSGMMNAGPVVEYFKRFAEDEKNTLVFVGYQADGTLGRRIQKGWKEIPLSTSNGTHVISMNMEVEVVDGFSGHSDRRQLMDYIKKMKPRPERVYTEHGDERSCLDLASSIHKKNKLETRALTNLETVRLV from the coding sequence ATGGCGGTAGAAGAAGTACTATCTGATCTAAAGAAGAAAATCGAAGAGAAGTTGCCAAGCGGTACGACTATTTCTAGTGTTGAATTTGAAGGTCCGCAGCTTGTTGTTTACACAGAGGAACCAAAGAAGTTTGCAGATAACGGTAACATTGTCAGGAACCTGGCCAAAGTACTCAGGACACGCATCGTGGTGCGCCCGGATCCGAAAGTGCTTATGCCGCCAGAGGAGTCGATCCAGAAGATCGCTGAGACCGTACCTGAGGAGTCCATGGTATCCAATTACCATTTTGACCCTGATGTGGGAGAAGTGATCATCGAGGCTGAAAAACCCGGCCTTGTGATCGGAAAGCATGGTGAGACCCTCAGGGAGATAACAAAGAAGATCGGCTGGACGCCTAAAGTTGTCAGGGCGCCCCCTATAAAGTCACACACTGTTAAGAACATCCGTGAGTTCATGCGCACGAACCACAAGGAAAGAAAGGACATCCTCAAGGCCGTGGGCAGGAAGATCCACAGGGGATGCACTTCCAAGGACCAGTGGGTAAGGATAACATCCCTGGGCGGGGCAAAGGAAGTAGGACGCAGCTGCTTTATCATATCGACCCCCGAGTCCAGGATAATGATAGACTGTGGCGTCAACGTTGCTTCTGACGACAACATGACACCCTATCTATATGTTCCTGAAGCCTTCCCGATAAATCAGATCGATGCGGTTGTACTGACGCATGCTCACCTGGACCACCAGGGTCTTGTGCCACTGCTCTACAAGTACGGTTTTGAGGGGCCGATCTACTGCACACCACCCACAAGGGACCTTATGGCACTCCTGCAGCTTGACTATATAGACGTTGCTGCAAAAGAAGGTAAGAGGCCTCCATACTCCTCAGCTAATGTAAGGGAGGGCCTGAAGCATACCATCGTACTGGACTATGAAGAAGTGACAGATATCGCACCGGATGTCAAGCTTACATTCCATAATGCCGGACACATCCTGGGTTCTGCTGTATCCCACTTCCATATAGGCGACGGGTTGCACAATGTTGTCTTTACCGGCGACTTCAAGTATGAAAAGACAAGGCTGTTCGATCCTGCAGTCAACAAGTTCCCCCGTGTGGAGAGCGTTGTGATGGAATCCACCTACGGAAGTGCCACTGCCCTGCAGCCATCCCTGCAGGAAGCTGAGAACAACCTTAAGAACGTGATCAATAGGACCCTGAGCAGGAACGGTGTTGTCCTTATCCCCGCATTTGCCGTGGGAAGAAGCCAGGAGGTAATGATAGTCCTTGAGGATGCTATCCGCAAAGGTGAGATACCAAATGTCCCTGTCTACCTTGACGGCATGATATGGGAAGCAACCGCCATTCATGCCACATATCCGGAATACCTCAATAATGACCTGCGCAAGCTTATCTTCCAGAAGGGCGAGAACCCGTTCCTTGCAGAGTGCTTCAGACCAGTGGATTCCAACGAACTGCGCCAGAAGATCCTTGACGAGCCGCAGCCATGTGTGATCCTGGCCACATCGGGAATGATGAACGCCGGTCCTGTGGTTGAATATTTCAAGAGGTTCGCCGAAGACGAGAAGAACACACTGGTGTTCGTCGGTTACCAGGCAGACGGAACCCTGGGACGCAGGATCCAGAAGGGTTGGAAGGAGATCCCCCTCTCCACCAGCAATGGCACCCATGTCATAAGCATGAACATGGAGGTGGAAGTGGTTGACGGGTTCTCGGGACACTCCGATAGAAGACAGCTTATGGACTACATCAAAAAGATGAAGCCACGCCCCGAAAGAGTGTACACGGAGCACGGGGACGAGCGTTCCTGCCTCGATCTTGCAAGTTCTATACACAAGAAGAACAAGCTCGAGACAAGGGCACTTACAAACCTGGAAACGGTACGGCTGGTATGA
- the mbhE gene encoding hydrogen gas-evolving membrane-bound hydrogenase subunit E: MAAILPAAERVLKNRVGWYAAAVALICLLLVAQALPAVVNGETVTGSFPWIPSLQVELSFYGDGLSVMFGLIVSGIGILIMSYSNEYMSKREDLSRYYRYLLMFMGSMLGMVFSSNAIQLFVFWELTSITSFMLIGYWRNRPMSVYGATKSLLVTAGGGIFMLAGFLLLGIITGTFDIVTILQNGSMIALIKGHELFLPALVLIIIGAAAKSAQGPFYIWLPNAMEAPTPVSAFLHSATMVKAGIYLVARIHPIFSGTEAWFVLVGGLGIITMLAAGFLAFRQTDIKGILAYSTISQLAYMMAMYGYTSYQYPGIGVTAATFHLLNHATFKACLFLVAGIVAHETATRDITKMGGLRKELPATFIIGAIAALSMAGVPPLNGFLSKEMFYESSLEMGHILGGPFEYLIPAAAVLGGAFTFAYSIRFIDGIFLGKRRSEHLPKHMHEPTPVMLFPPALLAALVILIGIFPSAAVHYIIEPAASGILLEDVQLHVSLWHGFTAALLMTIITFIAGAALYARYGAIAAWQDRVSARYPAWSFNSLYDRIVNGASGKSTAFAKVMQPGPLSPYLIAMLLIFLLLSAVPVIMIAGTLIPTELNLEVPMYEAVLLGLIILASLGTAVLRKYLHAIIAVSAVGYLVSLVFIYLQAPDLAITQLLVETLATIIFLLVIIKVPQTFREKITRSVLARDLLISSAVSITVLILLLNASQGIVSPFESLSYYFIENSVPLAGGHNMVNVILVDFRGYDTLGEIVVLCLAGLGVYNLLKSRSDSK, encoded by the coding sequence ATGGCTGCCATATTGCCTGCGGCGGAGAGGGTCCTGAAAAACAGGGTTGGCTGGTATGCAGCGGCTGTTGCGCTCATCTGCTTGCTCCTTGTGGCACAGGCGCTGCCTGCTGTGGTGAACGGAGAGACTGTGACAGGTTCTTTCCCCTGGATACCTTCCCTGCAAGTTGAGCTGTCTTTCTATGGGGACGGGCTGAGCGTGATGTTCGGCCTGATAGTCTCAGGGATTGGCATATTGATAATGTCATATTCCAACGAGTATATGTCAAAACGTGAAGACCTCTCACGCTATTACAGGTACCTGCTCATGTTCATGGGGTCCATGCTTGGCATGGTATTCTCATCGAACGCTATCCAGCTTTTTGTCTTCTGGGAACTTACAAGCATCACTTCCTTCATGCTTATCGGATACTGGCGCAATCGCCCGATGTCTGTTTACGGGGCCACCAAGTCCCTGCTTGTGACAGCAGGAGGAGGGATATTCATGCTTGCAGGCTTCCTGCTGCTGGGTATCATAACAGGAACGTTTGATATTGTTACGATCCTGCAGAACGGATCCATGATAGCACTGATAAAAGGGCATGAACTGTTCCTTCCTGCACTTGTCCTTATCATCATAGGGGCGGCTGCGAAATCAGCCCAGGGACCCTTCTATATATGGCTTCCGAACGCAATGGAGGCACCAACACCTGTAAGCGCATTCCTTCATTCGGCAACTATGGTCAAGGCAGGCATTTACCTTGTTGCCAGGATACATCCAATATTCTCCGGCACTGAAGCCTGGTTCGTCCTGGTCGGCGGCCTGGGGATCATCACCATGCTGGCGGCCGGTTTCCTTGCGTTCCGCCAGACTGACATCAAAGGTATACTTGCCTACTCGACAATAAGCCAGCTGGCATACATGATGGCAATGTACGGCTACACAAGCTACCAGTACCCCGGGATAGGAGTGACTGCTGCCACATTCCACCTGCTCAACCACGCAACTTTCAAGGCCTGTCTTTTCCTCGTTGCCGGTATCGTGGCGCATGAGACTGCGACAAGGGATATAACAAAAATGGGCGGGCTCCGCAAGGAGTTGCCTGCAACCTTCATCATTGGCGCAATAGCAGCACTTTCGATGGCAGGAGTGCCGCCCCTGAACGGCTTCCTGAGCAAGGAGATGTTCTATGAGAGTTCACTTGAAATGGGCCATATCCTGGGAGGGCCCTTCGAATACCTGATACCTGCTGCCGCAGTCCTTGGGGGCGCATTTACCTTCGCCTATTCCATAAGGTTCATTGACGGCATCTTCCTGGGAAAAAGACGCAGTGAGCACCTGCCCAAACATATGCATGAACCCACTCCGGTGATGCTCTTCCCACCTGCATTGCTAGCTGCCCTTGTTATCCTCATAGGCATCTTTCCGTCTGCTGCAGTGCATTATATCATCGAACCGGCAGCTTCAGGAATACTGCTTGAGGACGTGCAGCTTCACGTATCCTTATGGCATGGGTTCACTGCTGCACTTCTGATGACGATCATCACTTTTATTGCAGGTGCCGCCCTCTATGCAAGATACGGTGCCATCGCAGCCTGGCAGGACAGGGTGAGTGCACGCTACCCGGCCTGGAGCTTCAACAGCCTTTATGACAGGATCGTCAACGGGGCGTCGGGGAAGAGCACAGCTTTTGCAAAAGTGATGCAACCGGGCCCCCTCAGTCCTTATCTCATCGCCATGCTTCTGATATTCCTGCTCCTGAGCGCCGTACCTGTAATAATGATTGCAGGCACACTTATCCCGACAGAGCTGAACTTAGAAGTGCCTATGTATGAAGCAGTGCTTCTAGGGCTGATCATACTCGCCTCCCTCGGCACGGCAGTCCTCAGGAAATACCTGCATGCCATAATTGCAGTCTCGGCAGTGGGCTATCTTGTGAGCCTTGTGTTCATATACCTGCAGGCACCCGATCTTGCGATCACACAGCTGCTTGTGGAGACCCTTGCAACCATAATCTTCCTGCTGGTAATAATAAAAGTGCCCCAGACATTCAGGGAGAAGATCACAAGGTCTGTCCTGGCAAGGGACCTTCTTATCTCATCTGCGGTGAGTATTACAGTACTTATATTGCTGCTTAATGCGTCCCAGGGAATAGTATCACCCTTTGAATCGCTCTCATATTATTTCATAGAGAATAGCGTGCCACTGGCAGGAGGACATAATATGGTCAACGTCATACTTGTCGATTTTAGGGGATATGACACCCTGGGAGAGATAGTGGTGCTCTGCCTGGCGGGACTGGGAGTTTACAATCTGCTCAAAAGCAGGAGTGATAGCAAGTGA
- a CDS encoding TIGR00295 family protein, translating into MISREIALKILEDVGCSGDVIDHCTAVSELASYIGRKLSSEGKLPDLQLVEIGGLLHDLGRSRTHGISHAVEGASIAKELGLERRLVEIIKRHIGAGISVEEAAQLGLPEDDYMPRTIEEKIVAHADNLIVGTKKISLEERISMMTEKNINIDSINRVRALAEEIGFQ; encoded by the coding sequence ATGATCTCACGTGAGATTGCTTTGAAGATACTGGAAGACGTCGGTTGCAGCGGCGATGTCATCGACCATTGTACCGCCGTTTCCGAGCTGGCTTCATACATTGGCAGGAAGCTCTCTTCTGAGGGAAAACTACCGGATCTGCAACTCGTGGAAATTGGGGGACTGCTACACGATCTTGGGAGATCCAGGACGCATGGTATTTCCCATGCAGTGGAAGGTGCATCAATTGCCAAGGAGCTTGGTCTTGAGAGAAGGCTTGTGGAGATTATAAAAAGGCATATCGGCGCAGGCATAAGTGTAGAAGAGGCAGCTCAGCTGGGACTGCCGGAAGACGACTATATGCCGCGGACCATTGAGGAAAAGATCGTGGCCCATGCAGATAACCTTATAGTCGGCACAAAGAAAATAAGCCTGGAAGAACGTATTTCTATGATGACGGAAAAGAATATCAATATTGACAGCATCAACAGGGTCAGAGCGCTTGCTGAAGAGATTGGTTTTCAGTAG
- a CDS encoding 60S ribosomal export protein NMD3 — MNDITCPRCGGFTQGLVDGLCTDCFFKTSNLIEIPLVLYAKVCSTCGAQLARGRWNNEHSIEEIVTQTVEDALLIHEKADDIEISVEPKQMTPHLYRVIIEAHATILGETVQQAAETEVRIVRIACDMCSRMSGKYFEAILQIRAASRYPTEEEKARCMSIINGTLDKMLKKGDRMAFISNTAEARDGIDLYMGSANATRIICKEIVSELGGGFTESSSLFGRKDGKEIYRMTFSLRLPEFMPGDIVELGKKVIEIKKFSKSVTGTDLIKSSRFSSSPDDMKGATLIAKRSTARKAVVVSMEKDEMMLLDPDTYETVTVKVPVPFSASEGDEVPVIRASSGLVALHDEVSRKDGC; from the coding sequence ATGAACGATATCACATGTCCCAGATGCGGGGGATTTACACAGGGGCTTGTTGATGGCCTCTGTACAGACTGCTTTTTTAAGACGTCGAATCTGATCGAAATACCTCTGGTGTTATATGCAAAGGTATGCTCCACCTGCGGAGCACAACTGGCGCGTGGCAGATGGAACAATGAGCACAGTATAGAGGAAATCGTGACCCAGACTGTGGAGGATGCGCTCCTCATCCATGAAAAGGCAGATGATATCGAAATCTCCGTTGAGCCGAAGCAGATGACCCCACACCTGTATCGTGTCATTATCGAAGCCCATGCCACTATCCTGGGAGAGACGGTGCAACAGGCAGCCGAGACCGAAGTGCGTATCGTCCGAATAGCCTGCGATATGTGCAGCAGGATGTCAGGTAAGTACTTCGAGGCAATACTCCAGATAAGGGCAGCCAGCCGCTATCCTACCGAGGAGGAGAAGGCACGATGCATGTCCATCATAAACGGAACCCTGGACAAGATGCTAAAGAAAGGCGACAGGATGGCTTTTATCTCAAACACCGCTGAGGCCAGGGACGGTATCGACCTTTACATGGGGTCGGCCAATGCCACAAGGATCATCTGCAAAGAGATAGTTTCCGAGCTTGGCGGCGGTTTCACCGAGTCCTCCTCCCTGTTCGGAAGGAAGGACGGAAAGGAGATATACAGGATGACATTTTCCCTCCGTCTCCCCGAGTTCATGCCCGGCGACATAGTCGAGCTTGGGAAGAAGGTCATAGAGATTAAGAAATTCTCAAAAAGCGTGACCGGTACGGACCTTATCAAAAGCTCCAGATTCAGTTCCTCCCCGGACGACATGAAAGGGGCAACACTCATAGCAAAGAGAAGCACTGCCAGGAAAGCCGTGGTAGTCTCAATGGAAAAGGATGAAATGATGCTGCTTGATCCGGATACCTACGAGACGGTCACCGTGAAGGTACCTGTGCCTTTCAGCGCATCCGAAGGCGATGAAGTCCCGGTGATAAGAGCAAGCAGCGGCCTTGTGGCACTGCACGATGAAGTTTCCCGGAAGGATGGCTGCTGA
- a CDS encoding DUF362 domain-containing protein — translation MSDVFFKAAENIGPDETQIDQITDLFPLVSPVREGDIVAVKIHPGEYGNTTHMHPVLVKTVVDLVKESGGIPFVTDTTVLYKGRRFNAADLACTAAWNGFSHAGMGAPFICADGLLGDDSVNIRIDGEKVSDITVASAIAKADCMIMLSHCKGHPASGFGGAVKNLGMGCLDKAGKTLVHKPGMPEIDPEKCTGCEKCISECPWGALHIMEGKAVVDSEMCKGELSCAGSCRYGAILPPEGYTYEMQARLGEAALGPIELLEGRIGYINWIFNLTPGCDCFNFSAPAFARDVGILASKDPVAIDMASIELINSRMSHDHAGQIAGLWGVDPMIHLEYAARAGAGSLQYSLR, via the coding sequence ATGAGTGACGTTTTTTTCAAAGCTGCGGAAAACATCGGCCCTGATGAGACCCAGATAGACCAGATTACAGATCTGTTCCCACTTGTATCGCCTGTCCGAGAGGGGGACATCGTTGCTGTAAAGATACACCCCGGAGAATATGGCAACACTACACATATGCATCCTGTGCTTGTGAAAACCGTGGTGGACCTTGTTAAGGAATCAGGAGGCATACCTTTTGTTACTGACACCACAGTCCTTTACAAAGGCAGGAGGTTCAACGCAGCAGATCTGGCATGCACTGCCGCATGGAACGGTTTCTCACATGCCGGCATGGGAGCCCCATTCATATGCGCAGACGGGCTGCTGGGAGATGACAGCGTGAATATCAGGATAGACGGGGAGAAAGTATCGGACATCACAGTTGCCTCTGCCATTGCCAAGGCAGACTGCATGATAATGCTCTCCCATTGCAAGGGACACCCTGCATCCGGATTTGGAGGTGCGGTCAAGAATCTGGGAATGGGGTGCCTGGACAAGGCAGGCAAGACCCTGGTGCACAAACCGGGGATGCCGGAGATAGATCCCGAGAAATGCACGGGATGTGAAAAATGCATATCAGAGTGTCCCTGGGGTGCATTGCATATAATGGAAGGAAAGGCCGTGGTGGACAGTGAGATGTGCAAGGGTGAACTTTCATGCGCCGGCAGCTGCAGGTACGGGGCGATACTGCCCCCTGAAGGATATACCTACGAGATGCAGGCCAGGCTGGGAGAAGCAGCCCTAGGCCCCATAGAACTGCTGGAGGGAAGGATAGGATACATCAACTGGATATTCAACCTCACACCTGGCTGCGATTGCTTCAATTTCTCAGCACCTGCCTTTGCAAGGGATGTAGGGATACTAGCATCAAAAGACCCGGTGGCGATAGACATGGCAAGTATTGAGCTTATAAACAGTAGAATGAGCCATGATCACGCAGGACAGATCGCAGGCCTGTGGGGTGTGGACCCCATGATACACTTGGAATACGCAGCCAGGGCAGGAGCAGGAAGCCTGCAGTATTCACTGCGTTGA